In a single window of the Panthera leo isolate Ple1 chromosome A1, P.leo_Ple1_pat1.1, whole genome shotgun sequence genome:
- the LOC122230329 gene encoding 60S ribosomal protein L27-like, translated as MFRFLSTFALERRFYYSVKWLVLRWAGVRKVVPVWTRRYSGHKAVIVKNIDDGISDHPYSHALVAGIDCYPCKVTAAMDKKKITKRSKIKSFVKVYNYSHFMPIRHSVDILWDKTVGKKDVFRVLALKCKAQQEAKIKFKERYKISKNKWSFQKLWFYIFPELGQEMAAVWSVHLKGDGCGLGTLLGDTEMVGDVVLSTSPSPSPP; from the exons ATGTTCAGATTTTTATCCACATTTGCTTTAGAACGAAGGTTCTACTACTCAGTGAAG TGGCTGGTGTTGAGATGGGCTGGTGTCAGGAAGGTGGTGCCAGTCTGGACCAGACGCTATTCTGGACACAAAGCGGTCATTGTGAAGAACATTGATGATGGCATCTCAGACCATCCCTACAGCCATGCCCTGGTGGCTGGAATTGACTGCTATCCCTGCAAAGTGACCGCTGCCATGGACAAGAAGAAAATCACCAAAAGGTCAAAGATCAAGTCTTTTGTGAAAGTTTATAACTACAGTCACTTCATGCCCATAAGGCACTCTGTGGATATCCTCTGGGACAAGACTGTGGGCAAGAAGGATGTCTTCAGAGTCCTTGCTCTTAAATGCAAGGCCCAACAAGAGGCCAAGATCAAGTTCAAGGAGAGGTACAAGATCAGCAAGAACAAATGGTCCTTCCAAAAGCTGTGGTTTTACATAT TTCCAGAATTGGGTCAAGAGATGGCAGCCGTGTGGTCTGTCCACCTGAAAGGTGATGGCTGTGGATTAGGAACACTTCTTGGTGACACTGAGATGGTCGGGGATGTGGTACTGTCCACAtctcccagcccttccccaccCTAG